GATTGACCTCGATGCGTTTTGCAATACCGCAGGGCCAGACCACACTCGTCGAGCCACGAACATGGCATCGGATCCGTACGCCTCGGCACAATATTTTCACTTCATTGTGAAATTGGTGTTGGAAGAGCTTTTGGGCATTAAAAAGTATCCACAGGGACGGTTGGAACGTGAATACGGCGTGCTGGGGAAAGTGCAATGCTATATCGGCACGGTAGAGGCTCAGGGTCGAGGAACTCTTCATTTGCACACACTTATATGGCTGAAGGATGCGCCCAATGCAGACGAGATGAAACGAGCGCTATTATCAGAAAGGTTTCGAGAGAAAATGCGGAGGTATATCGAAACGGTGATTCAAGCGGATATTGGTGGAAAGACGAAAGAGCAAGTGCTGGCTATTCCTAAAGTCGCAGGTGTTGGGTACTCTAGACCGGTGGATCCTCGCCATGCCACTGATCAAGAGTTGCTGGAGCAGCTGGAAAAGTTAGTGAGGGCCATGCAATATCATAAATGCACCGCGGCCGCATGTCTAAAATTAATCAACGGACGGATGCAGTGCAAACGGCGGGCACCCTTCGAGAAGGCAGTGCATGCATGGGTGGATGAAGTGGGCCGGTGGGGTCCTAAGAGACTGTGCGAACTCCTGAACGCTTTCAATCCCTGGATTATGCACGCATTACGGGCGAATCACgacttgaaattgatttTGAGCGGAATGGATACTGCAACCATTACGTTCTACATCACCAATTATGCCACGAAGAAACAACAGCGAACCTCAAACTTGTCCGCTCTGTTGGCCAATGCCTTTGCCTTCTCGAAAGCAGCGGACCGGGGTGTTACCGATATGCAGCTCGTGAACAAACGACTGATCCAACGTTGTGCCAATTCCTTAACTCGTTATCGAGAGTTTAGCGGCCCAGAAATAGTTAGCTACATCATGGGATGGGGGGATGTTTACGAATCACATCACTACATACCGATTTTCTGGGATCCGGTCGCCCGTACGTTGAAAAAGATGTATCCAGAACTTTGCAAACCAAGGTATGACATAGAACCACCAACACATTGACTTTGCGAGCTGACTGTTCCTTGACAGAACTATTCCACCACAACAGAGTCACGAGGAGAAATCCCCACCCACGACAGTCGAACCAGACGGTACAACCAGCGATGATCGGGAAGGGTCTGGTGGCAGCACGCAGGTAGGCAGAATTTTTGTGTTATTTTAAGTAGCATTGTTGACGTTGCCACCAAAATCAGGAGCAGGCCCACGATGTTACATTGGAAATGGTAGACGGACGTGCCATGATCAAAGATCAGTTGCGCGACTACGTTTATAGGGGGGAGGAATTGGAGCATATGAGTTTTTTAGATTTCATGCTGTTCACATACGAGGGAGATCTTGGGAAGAAAGGTGGACCACGTCCTGAACACGAAGGAGATGCGGGCCACGAAGGAGTCGAAAACGGGAGCATCAACGTCGAGTCGACAGGAGGTCTAGACATGGAGGAACAGGGCGATGGGGTGGCACGAGGTCGTCCTATGAGTCAACGAGTACCATACAAAGAAGGGGCAGGCAAGGCGAGCCGTTGTCGTATTATCCGTGGACCGGGGCACGAGAGGCTACCAAGGTTCGTTGGCCGTTGGTTTCCACGAAATGACTGTATGGAAGATCATGAAAAAGAGTTCTACTTTGCGTCAATGGTTGCATTACTTTCGCCATGGACGGAGCTGCAATCGCTGAAGGGAGAGTGCGCCACCTTTGAAGCACGATTTCAACAACTTTTGGGCGAAGGCAAAAGGAGAGTACACACCGTAATCCACAACATTCAGTACTACTATGAATGTCTTGATGGAGCGCACGCGCGAAGAGAAATGGAGAAGAATCAAGGGACTCGAGACCAACCTGTGGAGTGCGAATTGGACTTCGAAAAcgaggagaaagagatgcTAGAAGAGGAGATGCGAGCGGATCCGTTTTTCGACGAATTAACGGAAGAGGATGTAGAGATAGCGCGGATGGGCAAAATACCCGCCAGGGAGACGCTTTTTGCAGCGGCAGCACTCTATGAAGGAGAACGAGTCGGATTTTTTGAGGAAGAATGCCCAGACACAGTGTGGAGAGCAGGTTGTCGCGTGgcaagaggagaggaggaaataGACAGGATAGCAGCGTGGGACCAGCAGTTGAAAGAAACTGTTAGAGTGACAAACGCAATGGATGCCTCGTGCGACAACATGACGAGCGATGAGAGAGAGCCGAGGGTATTAGGGTCTATAAACCACTTACCACCCCATGTCGAAAGACTAATGGACGAGAGCTATGCACACTTTGATATGCAAACCGATTCAGGGCGTCCAGTCCGTGGTATCGAACGACGCCTTCTAGCGTACCTTAACGAGGAGCAACGTCGTGCCCATGATATTGTTGAAAGGAAGCTGGTGGAACATCTGACAACCCGTAAGTACTCATTCAGGCTAATGAAGTTCATGATGGAACTCAATGGTAGACAACAGATGGGCACGCCAAGCAGCTTTTGATGCTGATACTTGGGCAAGGGGGTGTTGGGAAGTCAATGTTAATCGGAGCTATTACGGAGACATTTGACTTTTACGGCCAACTCAACATCTTAGCAAAGTGCGCCACTACGGGCATTGCGGCCACTGATATCGGGGGGCAAACGCTACATTCATGGGCCGGTCTTTCAAAAAATACCCCACAAACTGATGAATGGCTGGAGAAACCCTCGGCTGAGATGCTCGCTaagcgaaagcgaaatatAGAGGGGAAATCATTCTTGATTCTGGACGAGGCTTCAATGGCCGACAAAACAGCCCTTCAACTAACGTCCGCCGTGACGGGTCATGTTCATGGCAAAGCGAGAGGTGCCAACGCCGATCTACCATTTGGGGGAATGCATGTAATTCTCACCGGAGACTTTCATCAATTTCCTCCGGTGCGTAAACCTCAAGGAGCGTTGTATGTGGAGAGCGAGAAGGACTCGGTGCGCGCAATGTTAGGCAGAGAAATCTTCAAACAATTTGAGACAGTTGTCATTCTCGACAAACAAATACGGGTGAAAGACGTACAATGGATGGAGATTCTGAATCGCCTGAGAGTCGGAGAGTGTGACTACGACGATATCGATGAAATAGAAAAGTTGGTTTTGGAAGACCAGCGCTGTGTTGTACCCGATTTTACTCAACCACCCTGGGATGACGCTATCCTAGTAACTCCTCGGCATGTAGTCAGAGAGATGTGGAATCAAGCAGCGATCAAGAAACATTGTCATCGCAGTGGAAACATCAGATACATTGTTGAAGCGGAGGATACAGTGAAAAGCACCGGAGAGAGGGCATCGATTGCTCAGCGATGCGAAATCGCAGCGATGAAAGAAGATCTCACAGGAAACCTGACGGATGTCATTGAAATTGCGGTTGGCATGAAAGCCATGATCAAGATAAACATTGCTACAGAAGCTGATATCGCGAACGGCACCAGGGGTATCATTCACGACATAATATTAGAcgagagagaaggaagacATCCAGTAATTGAAAATGGTGTGGCGAAACTGAAATATCCTCCGGCCATGTTGCTTTTCAAACCCAACAAACCAACTCATCTACGTTTTGAAGGCATTGAACCGGGGCTGATACCTTTGACCCCCTCTGAAGCAAAAATATCAGTCAAACTGGAGGGCGAGAAGAAAGCGACGACCATTATGCGGCGACAATATGCCATCACGGCTGGCTACGCGTTCACGGATTACAAGTCACAGGGGCAAACCATTGAGTATGTCATTATTGACCTAGCACCCCCTCCCAGCGGCAGTTTATCACCATTTGGGGCGTACGTGGCCCTGTCAAGGAGTCGGGGTAGAGATACAATCCGTCTGCTCAGAAAGTTTGACCACAAACTTTTTCAGCACCATCCATCGGAAGATCTTCGAGCGGATATGAAGAGGCTGGAGGAGTTGAATAAACAGACGAAAGTACGATGGGAATTCGATCAACAACAGAGAATCGGATTATATTAGATTAGAATACATTTTTTAGTAACAAAAGAaggatttgttaattttgtGTACGAGGCTGAACGACATGGTTAGTGAAGATAGAAATAGGTATGATGAAGACTCACATTGGTAGGACGGTCCATTGTCAGATCGTCAGAGTTGATGGTAAGCCACATCGAAGGGGGGCTGGTTACTGCATTGTTGGATTGGGGTGCAGACATGACGGTGGTCTTTGACTTCGTCAAACAGACGTGATGACAGTGGACTTCGACTTCTTAGGAATATATGCGGAGAGTTGAGCCTGTAGGATAAGGAGTGAGTTAGACAAGTCAAAGAGAAGTGAAAATTTAAATGGACAACCAGGTAGATGGCGTCGGTCATGAGTGTACAACGTTCAGGGAGAGGAGTACACAGTGCGACAAGGTTTGGTACAGTCGTTAGAACCAAACAATGTCTCAACATTCGTCCTAGTCCAAATGGCAGGGTAAGGTTTGGCAAACACATTAGAACCAAACAATGTCTCAACATTCGAGTGCAAGTCCCAATGGCAGGGTAAGGTTTGGCAAAGACGTTAAAAATAGCTGTGACAAACAACGTCTAAACATTCATCTTTTCAATAGTGGGGAGCCTTAGCtttacagcaaggccatCATCGACAATCAGCCTAATCAAGCTGCATCAGCAGTGAATATTGACTTTTCATCCACCACCACTATTGGGCGCTAAGCTCCCAAGCCAACAACACCGTGGTCATCATGTACCAAAGTTATCTATTTTTCATGCAAACCGAAAGAGGTTTTGGCATGTCGGCATGATCCATTTAGTGCGAGCTTATTGAAGCCACTTTAACCTCGAGTCACGACTTTTTCAAAACGGCTGACCTTCTAGTGCCTATGGAGCAAAGTATAGGTCACCCATACCTTCTTCGTCGTTTTAGCTTCTAAATACACTGGAATGTAAATCTTCCAAGAGCAACTAGGACCAGACTTGTGTCAATGCATTGAACGACATCGGACTATATATATTTCAAAGCTAGTATTTAGCACATACAAAGCCCTCTAACTGGCTTAACAAGTCGTTATATGGTTTATAAGTTGTCGCGGATAGCCATTCAGCTACTCGCTCGGCCTATAGTGTCCACCAAAGAGTGTGCTAAAAATAACGCTGCCGCGCTATGGTATTTAACCTCTCGATGTTCCACTTGACCCACAGAGTATGACTTGCACTCATCGTCGTTGATCGACCTCTTGTCCACTTCTGTTTTATCAatccatcaccatcacccgCAAATATTACTTCATAAAAATTATATCACTCTCGGCGAGTCTCAAAGATCTGCATATTACGCCTCACGATTCACCAATACACGAAAAAGACACTATGACGCGAAGCATATTCACCCCGCTACTATCCGTTCTTTTCCTACTACTTCTAGCCAATTTTGAAATTGCCTTTGCTCAAGGCGTCGCCGACATTCCGCTCACGGTGGTTACAACGACGCCCACACCTCCAAACCGCCAAGCCGGTTCATTCAGCGGGGGTCGTCCGGGATGGGACCCGCGCTGGGGAATCGGGCCCGTTATTCCACCGCCTGGCGTACTGGATGAACTAAAGGTAGACGATAGCGACCCGCCGTCGTTTTCTGATCCTGAAACGGGAGACGGGAATGCAGGAGACACCTCAGGGGATAAAGTCGATCCGCCGTCTGATGAGTAGAGGGACCAGTCGTTGTGAGAGCAATCTGCTCATTCGTAGGTCATCATTTATCCCTCCATTAACTTCAACTCACTCTTATACGCACTTATTCAGGGTGAATAATTCGCACCTTGTTTACGCTTGTCAGGTTTCGACTTTCGAGGAGATTACAGAAGCATTTTACTACGATAGCGTCAATAGCAATAGATTATGTTCATGATGTAAACAATCCGAAACTGTAAGAGATGTCCGTGTTAGTAGCTAGTAtgtaaaaaaaataaaagaaaggaatgaaaGCATCAGTCCACATGCCAGGGTTATGTCTGGTATAAaaacaaaatcaagaaagcaCAGCTATCGAAACCATTAACACCACCCATAATGCATCTCCACCCACCAACTCAATTCAAGCCATCACATCCACACCCTACCGATATCCTCCTTGCTGTTGATACGAATTCAACTGCGTCGTGGACGTCGCGTACTCATGTCCATGCGCATGTGCCATGGGTGGCTGCCCCGAATATGGATCATAGGCATCATTCCCAAACACCTGGCTCCTACTTCCAAACGAGTTGGTGCCACGCCCCATATCATCCTTATACGGCGCATGTATGCTGCTCCCCGTCTCATCCGCGTAGCCCGCACCGCCCTTAGCGAGCGGCACAAACACGCTCGACGAGTCATCGTGCGTCGTCCACCCACTGACGGCGGGCTTGCCACCGaccgcacccgcaccagcAGCCATACCCGCGCCGAACTCTTTAGACGGCGGCATACGCGCTGCGCTGCGCGCCCGCCGCTTCATGCACACCGCGATCAGCGCGCCGAGCACACCCACGACCACAACACCACCGACGATGCACCCGATGATCACCGGCAAATtgctcttctcctcctcacccgccgcgttcgcgttcgcgttcgagTTCGAATTTGTCTTGTCACCTGCGCCGGAGACGCTGTCGAGGCGGACGCTCGCAGGGAGCACGCTGGCAGGCTGCGTAGGCTGCACGCCGATGTTGCCTGAGCCAACAATGAGATACGTGCCGTTGCTCGGGATgccgtcgacgacgacgtagAGGAATGCAGGGCCGGGCTGGAACAGGTTCGGGTTCGGTGGAGGCTGCGCGACGTGCAGCGTAATCGAGCCGTCTTTGTTGACAGTGAACGAGGTCGCGAGCTCCATGTGCCTTTGCCCCATGTTCATGGCATGGGTGGTCACCCCGCCGCGCATAATCACAACCTTGGTCTTCTCCGCCGCGGCGTTCGCAGCGCCGGTGTACGAGCTCGCCGAGAGCGTGATGTCGAAAGCGGGCCCACCGTACGATAGCCTGTTTGGAACGCCAGTTGGTGCGGGGCGCACCTTCGCGTTGAAGTAAGGCGGGTAGAAGATCTCAGAACGGTACTCGGTCGGGTACATGACGTCCATATTTACATCCGCATTGGGGTTCGAACCTGCGACGAACACCGACGCATCGGGGAGGAGGATCGCAACGGAGTGGTACATCCTGGGGATCGTCGACGGAGCAAGACCCTTGTTTGACCAGCGGCTTCCCCGCGGGGCGTTGGGGTTGTAAATCGCAGGTGTGAAGACGGGGTCGGATGCCAGAGATGGTCCAAACGGCATCAGCGGGCCAGGCGTATCGTTTGTCTTGTCGGCGTAACCAGCGGTGCCGTTGCGTCCACCGTTGATCATGAGAAGTGTTCCATCAGGCAGATTGATGAACTGGCCCATCGTCCGCCGGTCAATCATATCGTCGTCCTGTTCGTATGCAACGGGCTTTGTCTTATCTGCGGGTTCGGGTGTCAAGCGCTGGCAGTCGGCCGAGGCGGGGAATAGCCAGGGGTCGACGTTGGGGCCGCCGTAGTCTCCCCAGTTATCATCTGGCATGTCGGAACCACCGCAGAAGAGTAGCGTTGGTGTGTAGTTGTTCTCCGGGGTGAGGGGGAGCATGGCGACACCACCAGAGGCGGGGTAGACACGAATGACGCCCTTGGGCATATCGGGTAGAGGATATTCTTTATTGAGACTGTGGTCCCACAACACTATTAATAGCAGTGGGAATGAGATGAAATATGTAACCGAAAGGAAAATGTGTACACGCACTTGTAGAATGGTTGGCTTGCACAAGCATCAAGCCAGAGGGCATCAGGTAGGTGTGCGCATAAGAGTTCAGACCGGAAGTCTTGACCAAGAAGTCGACGACCTCCGCATCCTTAGCCTTTGCGGGGAAATATTCGTAGCTGTTCTCCGCAAGCCCAGCCTGAGTGATAGCGTCGACATTGGGTCTGTCCGGTTTCCAGCGATTTATGTATCCACCACTGACAAATCCGCCAAGGATGACCACGGTACCATCGCCGAGCGGCTCAGCTGCAGCGTACCAGCGATTTCTCTTCATAGAGAGGTGCTCAATCTCGTCGTACCATGTGCACTTGGGGGACAAGAAGTTCTCGTTCGAGCTACAGGGGTTGAGGATACGAATCGCCTTCCTGCCGTCGAAATCTTGGTAGATGCTGTCCCAATGTCCCGTTCCGTCTGGGTTCTTCTGAGAACCGACTTTGCCGCCGATTGTGATTCCGTCGTTTCCGCCGAAGGTGACGAAGGAGCCGTTGGGAAGATGCATCCCTGAGGAACAGAAAGAATTGCTTTTGACATCCATAACATCGACATTGTGTGTCGCAATATCCCTATGACACAAAAGATCAGATGATTCCCAATGACGAGCTGTGAAGCGGCGCACCAACGAGAACCCCAGGCAGGGTGTCCTGCAACCTGAGCGGCGTTTCCTTCTGCTTTGTCCAAAATGTATACGCCCTCATTATCACCAAGGAACATCTGGCGCGGGAGTCAGAAGACGAAAGAGGTGTGATATAATCGTAACTACGTACCAGCAAAGCGCTAACTTTCGTATGACCTGCTTCCACGAACGAGCCACCAGTGGCCGCCTGGACAGAGTTTACGAACGCTCCTAGGCATAGCGCCACAACGTGGAGTCGTGACAACATTTGGGGAACCCAATGGGCGGGGGCAAAGGGAGGGGGGCAAGTAGTAGgaggaaaagggaaaagatTATGATGGAAACAAGGGCACTGCCCTGAGGGGGGTTAATAGCGACAAGTAGAATCTTGGCTGGGCCTCGAGCTGGAGGACAAGTGGCGATCACCAAGGGCATCACCGCATTCTTCCTCAAAAAGTCCCAAAAGGACCACTCTTGGTGAGCATTTCGTGGCATTACGGTCCACAACCGATGCCGTTATCAGCTAGAAAATGGGAAAATATGCCCACTTGGCAAGGTCCGGTGTGTATGGACCGACGAACAAATCAAGGGAGCTCCGTCGTAGCTTTACGTTCATTATAGATTCTAGTCTACTTGAAGCCTTGCATTTAGGATGGGGACAAAGTAGAGGCCGAGTTTGCTGCCATGAAGACTTGAAGTCATAGGCTACCATAAGAAACGTGGCTAAGAAAACTGAGTGAGATTTTCAGGAGGAGAGGCGTTTCCTTGGCGTGATTTATTGGCGTGATGCCGTTACGTCAATAATCCTACGAAAATAAACCAACTTCCATTTTCGCACGCAAACTGAACGCTTTTCCACATCCTGTCTGCAACTTTGCGTGAAGATCAAGACAAACATGGTATGAAGCCTCGAGCACTGAACAGCGTCTGCGTATGGGCGTTAACACCGTTGCACCCGACCGTACAGTACAGCCACACAGCAAGCATTCGTGTTGCTGCCCATGAGGCGCAATACGGTGTACGCTAGCCATCCCAAATGGTAAGATGGTAGGTTTACATATACAACGCCACCAACTCCCACAGCATCTCGGAAATATCTCTTTTTTCCAGCAAGATAAATCATCACCGCAATACACGAAAATATAAACCGCGATTGTTAATGTATGGGCGTCGGGTCTGAATATTGACTTCAAATCAGCTAACTAAGGCGTTTCAAACTGGATCTGCAAGATTATGTTCATTAAATTTGACAGCCCTAGGAAGATACTaataaagaaaaatcaaggtATTTCGTGCACTTGGGCATTCAATACATTTCCTATATGTCAACTGTGAAGTTTGGCTGACTATTGATCG
The sequence above is a segment of the Psilocybe cubensis strain MGC-MH-2018 chromosome 4, whole genome shotgun sequence genome. Coding sequences within it:
- a CDS encoding Aldehyde oxidase GLOX, giving the protein MLSRLHVVALCLGAFVNSVQAATGGSFVEAGHTKVSALLMFLGDNEGVYILDKAEGNAAQVAGHPAWGSRWDIATHNVDVMDVKSNSFCSSGMHLPNGSFVTFGGNDGITIGGKVGSQKNPDGTGHWDSIYQDFDGRKAIRILNPCSSNENFLSPKCTWYDEIEHLSMKRNRWYAAAEPLGDGTVVILGGFVSGGYINRWKPDRPNVDAITQAGLAENSYEYFPAKAKDAEVVDFLVKTSGLNSYAHTYLMPSGLMLVQANHSTMLWDHSLNKEYPLPDMPKGVIRVYPASGGVAMLPLTPENNYTPTLLFCGGSDMPDDNWGDYGGPNVDPWLFPASADCQRLTPEPADKTKPVAYEQDDDMIDRRTMGQFINLPDGTLLMINGGRNGTAGYADKTNDTPGPLMPFGPSLASDPVFTPAIYNPNAPRGSRWSNKGLAPSTIPRMYHSVAILLPDASVFVAGSNPNADVNMDVMYPTEYRSEIFYPPYFNAKVRPAPTGVPNRLSYGGPAFDITLSASSYTGAANAAAEKTKVVIMRGGVTTHAMNMGQRHMELATSFTVNKDGSITLHVAQPPPNPNLFQPGPAFLYVVVDGIPSNGTYLIVGSGNIGVQPTQPASVLPASVRLDSVSGAGDKTNSNSNANANAAGEEEKSNLPVIIGCIVGGVVVVGVLGALIAVCMKRRARSAARMPPSKEFGAGMAAGAGAVGGKPAVSGWTTHDDSSSVFVPLAKGGAGYADETGSSIHAPYKDDMGRGTNSFGSRSQVFGNDAYDPYSGQPPMAHAHGHEYATSTTQLNSYQQQGGYR